The DNA region GTTGCGAGTACGCGATGAAAGTTTGTCTAGAGTATAGTCCTGAGATGGAGGCGAGTACTCCCTCTCATCAATCTGCATGTTGGTTAAATCACCCGTTGGCAAAAAAACGGTTGACACCGCCGCAAACGGAGGAAAACAGGCAAAGGAGGGAGAAAGCAAATGTCAGTCATTTGGCTAAATAAAGAGCAACAGTTGGTGGCTGAACGAGGCGAACCGTTGTTGCAAGTTCGAAATTTGAAAAAGTTTTTTGGCGGTGGCGACGCAGTCGTGAAGGCGGTCAATGATTTAACTTTTGACATCTATCGCGGTGAAACGCTTGGCTTTGTGGGAGAATCTGGCTGTGGAAAATCAACCGCGGGCCGTACTATTTTACGCTTATATGACGCGACAGAAGGAGAAGTGCTGTTTAACGGGACGGATCTGCAAAAGCTTTCTCCTCGTCAACTGAAAGAAACACGCAAAGAGATTCAGATGATTTTTCAGGATCCGTACGCGTCTTTGAACCCGCGAATGACGGTGGGCGATATTATTGGTGAACCGCTCGATATCCACGGATTGGCCAAGGGTGAACAAAGAAAAGAACGGATTCAACAATTGCTGCAATTGGTTGGGTTGAATCCCGAGCATATGAGCCGTTTTCCACATGAATTTAGCGGCGGGCAACGCCAACGGATTGGGATTGCCCGCGCGCTTGCTGTCGAACCATCGTTCATTATTTGTGATGAGCCGATCTCCGCGCTCGATGTATCGATTCAAGCGCAGGTCGTCAATTTGCTAAAAGACTTGCAAGATAAAATGGGGCTAACCTATTTATTCATTGCGCATGATTTATCGATGGTCAAGCATATTAGTGATCGTGTTGCGGTGATGTACCTCGGTAAAATGGTCGAGCTCGCAGACAGTGAGGCGCTTTATTCGGATCCGCTGCATCCGTATACGGAGGCGTTGTTGTCGGCGATTCCGATTCCAGATCCCGCGATTGAACGCGAACGCGAACGGATCATGTTAAAAGGGGATGTGCCAAGCCCGATTAATCCGCCGTCCGGTTGTCCGTTCCGCGAGCGTTGTCCAAAAGTAATGGACATTTGTTCGGAAGTTGTACCCAAGTGGCAGGAAGTGAAATCAGGTCATTTTACTGCGTGTCATCTATATGAAGAACAAAAATAGAGGCTAGCTAGAAGGTCATCCCAAGTGACTTTCTAGCTAGCCTTATGTTGTTGTATGTCCGTTTTTTTATGAACTCCGCAATCCATACCTCACATTTCAATTTCTACTGTTATAATTATCCAGCCCTTTGTCCAAACTAGGATAGTAATAGACCGAAAATGGATCGATTAACTGTTTGGAGGGAGATCATGCAAAAGAAGTTAATTATATTACTCACTGCGTTGCTCTGTTTGATGCCAGCTGTAAGTTACGGGGAGGAACCAACGGTCAATTTAGCCCCGAACGCGAAATCTGCTGTCCTGATAGACGCGGATACGGGGACAGTTATTTTTGAAAAAAATCCCCATGAAAAATTACCGCCAGCTAGTATTACGAAAGTGATGACGATGCTGCTGATTATGGAGGCGCTGGATCGCGGCGAAATTAAATTGACAGATCAAGTTAGAACAAGCGAGTATGCCGCGTCAATGGGCGGCTCACAAATATTCCTCGAAGCGGGCGAGATGATGAGCGTGGAAGATATGCTCAAAGGAATTGCGATCGCTTCAGGGAATGATGCCTCAGTCGCGATGGCTGAGCATTTGGCGGGAACCGAAGAAAATTTTGCGGCTAAAATGAATCAGAGAGCGAAGGAACTCGGTTTAAAAGACACCCAATTTAAAAATTCCAGCGGATTACCAGCAGAAGACCATTATTCGACCGCGCATGATATTGCGGTGATGTCCAAGGAATTATTGAAATATGAAGAGATTACTAAGTTCACAAGTCTCTATCAAGATTACTTAAGAAAAGACACGAACAAGCCTTTCTGGCTTGTGAATACGAATAAATTAGTGCGCTTTTACCCGGGAGCAGACGGGCTGAAAACAGGTTATACGTCTGAGGCGAAATTTTGTTTAACCGCTACCGCGAAACGGGATAACTTACGGGTCATATCTGTTGTGATGGGAGAACCTGATTCAAAAACGAGGAACCAAGAGATCAGCGCGATGTTTGATTTTGCGTTCTCGCAATACGAATCCCACCCGTTGGTGAAGCGCGGCGAACTGATTGAGCAAGCGAAGATCAACAAAGGCGCTGAGTCAGAAGTGAATATTATCGCCTCGCAAAACTTTGGCGTTTTAACAAAAAAGGGGACCAATACGGAAGACATGCAAAAAGAAACGATCATTCATGAGCGGATTAACGCGCCTGTGAAACAAGGAGATGTACTTGGAGAAATGATCGTTAAGTTAGATGGTAAAGAGGTCGGTAAGTTGGATCTAATTGCTGAAACCGATGTTGAAAAAGCGACTTGGTGGCAGTTAATGAAACGTGTTAGCAAGCGGATGTTCCTTAGTTTTGAATAATCGCCTAATAAATCGAGAGGCTAGTTTTTTTTCGACATAGCCCTCGATTTTTTTCTAGTTTTGTCGACTGGCAGGAAATTCCTATTCCTATGTAGAAAGCTATGCTTGTGAAGGAAAACAAACAAGGATACCTACGAGGAGTGAGTGAATTTGAGTCTGCAGATCGATCTAGAAGTCGTTTCTAGCGTTCTAGTTGTTCGTTTGCGCGGGGAACTAGACCATCACACAGCTGAAAATTTAAGACGGCAAATGGAAGAGAAAATTCTGAGCGGCCATGTTCAAAATATTGTGCTCAGTTTAGAACATCTCCACTTTATGGACAGTTCTGGTCTTGGCGTTATTTTAGGTCGATATAAACAAATTACAAGCCGCGGCGGTGAACTGGTCGTCTGCTCGATCAATCCGCTGATCCACCGTTTATTCGAATTGTCTGGCTTGTTTAAAATAATCAAGATCAAAGAAAATGAAGGGGAAGCTCTTCAACTGTTGGGGGTGGCTTAATGATGGAGCGCAAAAAGAACGTCATGAATTTAGAATTTTCCGCGCGCAGCGAGAACGAATCTTTTGCGAGAGTCGCTGTCGCCGCATTTGTGTCGAAGTTGAATCTAACGCTGGATGAATTAGAAGAGATTAAAACGGCCGTTTCAGAAGCGGTGACGAACGCGATTATTCATGGTTATGAAGAAGATGCGTCTAAACAGGTGCGAATTTCGGCCTGTTATGACGACGAATATATCGAAGTTTTAATTGAAGATCATGGGACAGGCATTGCTGATATAGAAGAGGCGCGACAACCATTGTTTACAACGAAGCCTGAATTGGAACGCTCGGGAATGGGCTTTACGATTATGGAAAATTTTATGGATTCGATTGAAATTGTAACAGGGAAAGAACGAGGGACGAGAATTGTACTAAGGAAAAACCTAGTAAAAGACAAAGCGGTCTATAACTAGTAGGGAGATATGCCGATGGAGACAGATGTAAGGAACGCGACTCATCCCTATTTGAAAGATGAAGAGGTAAAACAACTAATTAAAGATAGTCAAAACGGGGACCAAGGGGCACGTGACAAACTAGTCAACTGTAATATTCGGTTGGTGTGGTCTGTCGTTCAGAGGTTTTTAAACCGCGGTTATGAGGCCGACGATCTCTTTCAAATTGGCTGTATCGGCTTGTTGAAAGCAGTGGACAAGTTCGACTTGTCCTATGATGTTAAATTTTCAACGTATGCGGTGCCAATGATCATTGGCGAGATCCAGCGTTTTCTACGGGATGATGGGACGATTAAAGTAAGTCGGTCGTTAAAAGAAATGGCCAATCGAGTCAGACGAACGAAAGATGAATTGTCTAAACGAAATGGCAGAATACCGACGATTGTCGAGATTGCCGATGCCCTAGACGTCACCCCGGAAGAGGTTGTGTTGGCTCAAGAGGCGAATCGCGTCCCTTCCTCCATTCACGAAACCGTGTTTGAAAACGATGGGGACCCGATCACCCTCATGGATCAAATTTCGGATAGCGATGAGAGTAAATGGTT from Ammoniphilus oxalaticus includes:
- a CDS encoding ABC transporter ATP-binding protein encodes the protein MSVIWLNKEQQLVAERGEPLLQVRNLKKFFGGGDAVVKAVNDLTFDIYRGETLGFVGESGCGKSTAGRTILRLYDATEGEVLFNGTDLQKLSPRQLKETRKEIQMIFQDPYASLNPRMTVGDIIGEPLDIHGLAKGEQRKERIQQLLQLVGLNPEHMSRFPHEFSGGQRQRIGIARALAVEPSFIICDEPISALDVSIQAQVVNLLKDLQDKMGLTYLFIAHDLSMVKHISDRVAVMYLGKMVELADSEALYSDPLHPYTEALLSAIPIPDPAIERERERIMLKGDVPSPINPPSGCPFRERCPKVMDICSEVVPKWQEVKSGHFTACHLYEEQK
- a CDS encoding D-alanyl-D-alanine carboxypeptidase family protein translates to MQKKLIILLTALLCLMPAVSYGEEPTVNLAPNAKSAVLIDADTGTVIFEKNPHEKLPPASITKVMTMLLIMEALDRGEIKLTDQVRTSEYAASMGGSQIFLEAGEMMSVEDMLKGIAIASGNDASVAMAEHLAGTEENFAAKMNQRAKELGLKDTQFKNSSGLPAEDHYSTAHDIAVMSKELLKYEEITKFTSLYQDYLRKDTNKPFWLVNTNKLVRFYPGADGLKTGYTSEAKFCLTATAKRDNLRVISVVMGEPDSKTRNQEISAMFDFAFSQYESHPLVKRGELIEQAKINKGAESEVNIIASQNFGVLTKKGTNTEDMQKETIIHERINAPVKQGDVLGEMIVKLDGKEVGKLDLIAETDVEKATWWQLMKRVSKRMFLSFE
- the spoIIAA gene encoding anti-sigma F factor antagonist, which codes for MSLQIDLEVVSSVLVVRLRGELDHHTAENLRRQMEEKILSGHVQNIVLSLEHLHFMDSSGLGVILGRYKQITSRGGELVVCSINPLIHRLFELSGLFKIIKIKENEGEALQLLGVA
- the spoIIAB gene encoding anti-sigma F factor, which gives rise to MERKKNVMNLEFSARSENESFARVAVAAFVSKLNLTLDELEEIKTAVSEAVTNAIIHGYEEDASKQVRISACYDDEYIEVLIEDHGTGIADIEEARQPLFTTKPELERSGMGFTIMENFMDSIEIVTGKERGTRIVLRKNLVKDKAVYN
- the sigF gene encoding RNA polymerase sporulation sigma factor SigF, producing the protein METDVRNATHPYLKDEEVKQLIKDSQNGDQGARDKLVNCNIRLVWSVVQRFLNRGYEADDLFQIGCIGLLKAVDKFDLSYDVKFSTYAVPMIIGEIQRFLRDDGTIKVSRSLKEMANRVRRTKDELSKRNGRIPTIVEIADALDVTPEEVVLAQEANRVPSSIHETVFENDGDPITLMDQISDSDESKWFDKIALKEAINKLTERERLIVFLRYFKDQTQSEVAERLGISQVQVSRLEKKILKSIKTQIEW